A stretch of the Sphingosinithalassobacter tenebrarum genome encodes the following:
- a CDS encoding Glu/Leu/Phe/Val family dehydrogenase, with protein MPDWGFPDFDDHEGVHLFTDPVSGLRAVIAVHSTALGPAAGGVRYWYYADSSAAITDALRLSRGMSYKNAMAGLPIGGGKGVVLAPRPHDTISTAQLEAFGRAVESLGGRYVTAEDVGMSEARMKVIASQTRYVSGLPVAEGSAGGDPGPSTALGIYLGVRAAAKRALGVDSMAGVHVAVQGVGSVGSGLVRRLAKDGAKLTLADVNADKAAALAAELGADTVPADEILALPADIFSPNALGAILTESSIPQLQCKVVAGGANNQLATRLDGPRLHARGILYAPDYVINAGGIINVGLEYLGQGDRAEVEARIAKIPERLEQVWEESERSGDPESEVADRIAQRLIGRG; from the coding sequence GTGCCGGACTGGGGCTTTCCCGATTTCGACGACCATGAGGGCGTCCACCTCTTCACAGACCCCGTTTCGGGACTGCGCGCGGTAATCGCGGTGCACTCGACCGCCCTCGGCCCCGCGGCGGGCGGCGTGCGCTACTGGTATTATGCCGATAGCAGCGCGGCGATCACCGATGCGCTGCGCCTTTCGCGCGGGATGAGCTACAAGAACGCGATGGCCGGGCTGCCGATCGGCGGCGGCAAGGGCGTCGTGCTCGCACCCAGGCCGCACGATACGATCAGCACCGCGCAGCTCGAAGCGTTCGGCCGCGCGGTGGAATCGCTGGGTGGGCGTTATGTGACAGCCGAAGATGTCGGCATGTCCGAAGCGCGAATGAAGGTGATCGCCAGCCAGACGCGCTATGTTTCCGGCCTGCCGGTTGCGGAAGGCAGCGCAGGGGGGGATCCCGGCCCCTCGACCGCGCTGGGCATCTATCTGGGCGTCAGGGCTGCAGCGAAGCGCGCGCTCGGCGTCGATTCGATGGCTGGCGTGCATGTCGCGGTTCAGGGTGTCGGCAGTGTCGGTAGCGGGCTCGTCCGGCGGCTGGCGAAGGACGGCGCGAAGCTGACCCTGGCCGACGTCAATGCCGACAAGGCTGCTGCCCTGGCAGCCGAGCTGGGTGCCGACACGGTGCCTGCCGACGAAATCCTGGCGCTGCCGGCCGATATCTTCAGTCCCAATGCACTCGGCGCGATCCTGACCGAATCGAGCATCCCGCAGCTTCAGTGCAAGGTGGTGGCGGGCGGCGCGAACAACCAGCTCGCAACGCGGCTCGATGGGCCGCGGCTGCACGCACGCGGCATCCTCTATGCGCCCGATTACGTGATCAACGCCGGGGGCATCATCAATGTCGGGCTGGAATATCTGGGGCAGGGCGACCGCGCCGAAGTCGAAGCGCGGATCGCGAAGATCCCCGAGCGGCTCGAACAGGTGTGGGAGGAGAGCGAGCGCAGCGGCGATCCCGAAAGCGAAGTCGCCGATCGTATTGCGCAGCGGTTGATCGGCCGCGGCTGA
- the ccmD gene encoding heme exporter protein CcmD produces the protein MNHWAFITAAYVITFAGAAALALLSWRAMRKAEAAADALRKRP, from the coding sequence ATGAACCACTGGGCCTTCATCACCGCTGCCTATGTCATCACCTTCGCGGGCGCCGCGGCGCTTGCGCTGCTGAGCTGGCGCGCCATGCGCAAAGCAGAAGCTGCCGCCGACGCATTGAGGAAACGTCCATGA
- a CDS encoding heme lyase CcmF/NrfE family subunit has protein sequence MIAEAGLAALWLAAAMALFQIGMAWAGASGGADSPLYLRATRGVALAQGVLAATAFAMLIWVFARSDMSVLLVVDNSHSLKPMLYKLSGAWGNHEGSMLLWVTVLAVAGAAVALFERRLEERTLAATLGAQALIGMGFYAFLLFASNPFARINPAPADGQGLNPLLQDPGLAFHPPTLYFGYVGLSVAFSFAVGALLVRDVGPAFARAMRPWVLAAWIFLTIGITAGSYWAYYELGWGGWWFWDPVENASLMPWLAATALLHSVTVLATRDGLRAWTLMLAVVAFSMSMVGTFLVRSGILTSVHAFAVDPLRGSFILILLGLYIGGALLLFATRVGTVKQGATFEFVSREGALVINNLLLSVILGVVLIGTLYPLVAQAMGEQLSIGAPFFNKVTVPVALALVVVTVAGPLLRWRRDTWRALGRRMLMPFAASIAAAMLLFLFARDAGLYPILGLIFAAGLAVGSLLPLVGRNLRRTPLHIWGMAIAHLGVAVSIAGMAADSGFTKERLAAIPIGESLEVGPYRVTLADVGPTVGPNWSALEARLEARRGEGAVFLLRPQQRYFSNPVTSTSEAAIATRWDGQLYAVLGNGSDQGRWQLRLWWKPFVTLIWGGGGLIALGGVLSLVGRLWRERRKRQAEEDDE, from the coding sequence ATGATCGCCGAAGCAGGGCTTGCGGCGCTGTGGCTCGCCGCGGCGATGGCGCTTTTCCAGATCGGCATGGCCTGGGCAGGCGCCTCGGGCGGGGCGGATTCTCCGCTGTATCTGCGTGCGACGCGCGGGGTGGCGCTGGCCCAGGGTGTCCTGGCGGCGACTGCATTCGCAATGCTGATCTGGGTCTTCGCCCGGTCGGACATGTCGGTGCTGCTGGTTGTCGACAACAGCCATTCGCTCAAGCCCATGCTTTACAAGCTGTCCGGCGCATGGGGGAATCACGAAGGCTCGATGCTGCTGTGGGTGACGGTTCTTGCCGTCGCGGGCGCGGCGGTCGCGCTTTTCGAACGGAGGCTCGAGGAGCGTACGCTTGCCGCGACGCTTGGCGCACAGGCGCTGATCGGCATGGGCTTCTATGCCTTTCTGCTCTTCGCCTCCAATCCGTTCGCGCGGATCAACCCCGCCCCCGCAGACGGGCAGGGGCTCAACCCGCTGTTGCAGGATCCCGGTCTCGCCTTCCATCCGCCCACGCTTTATTTCGGCTATGTCGGGCTGTCGGTCGCCTTTTCCTTCGCGGTCGGCGCCCTGCTGGTGCGCGATGTCGGTCCGGCCTTCGCGCGCGCGATGCGCCCCTGGGTGCTGGCGGCGTGGATATTCCTCACCATCGGCATCACGGCGGGCAGCTACTGGGCCTATTATGAACTCGGCTGGGGCGGCTGGTGGTTCTGGGATCCGGTGGAGAACGCCTCGCTGATGCCCTGGCTGGCGGCGACCGCGCTGCTGCATTCGGTAACGGTGCTGGCGACGCGCGACGGGCTGAGGGCCTGGACGCTGATGCTCGCTGTGGTCGCTTTCTCGATGTCGATGGTCGGCACATTCCTTGTCCGCTCGGGTATCCTGACCAGTGTGCACGCCTTTGCAGTCGATCCGCTGCGCGGCAGCTTCATCCTGATCCTGCTCGGCCTTTATATCGGCGGCGCGCTGCTGCTCTTCGCGACCCGCGTGGGGACGGTGAAACAGGGGGCGACGTTCGAATTCGTCAGTCGCGAAGGCGCGCTGGTGATCAACAATCTGCTGCTCAGCGTGATTCTTGGCGTGGTGCTGATCGGCACGCTTTATCCGCTGGTGGCGCAGGCGATGGGCGAGCAGCTTTCGATCGGCGCGCCTTTCTTCAACAAAGTGACGGTGCCGGTTGCGCTGGCACTCGTTGTAGTCACGGTGGCCGGCCCGCTGCTGCGCTGGCGGCGCGACACATGGCGCGCGCTGGGCAGGCGGATGCTGATGCCGTTCGCAGCGAGCATTGCCGCAGCGATGCTGCTGTTCCTGTTCGCGCGGGACGCCGGCCTGTATCCGATTCTGGGCCTGATCTTCGCCGCGGGACTGGCGGTCGGCAGTCTGCTGCCGTTGGTGGGCCGCAATCTGCGCCGCACGCCGCTGCACATCTGGGGCATGGCCATTGCGCATCTGGGTGTCGCTGTCTCGATCGCCGGCATGGCGGCGGACAGCGGTTTCACCAAAGAGCGGCTGGCCGCGATCCCGATCGGCGAATCGCTCGAAGTCGGGCCGTATCGCGTCACGCTCGCCGATGTCGGCCCCACGGTCGGCCCCAACTGGTCGGCGCTCGAAGCCCGGCTGGAGGCTCGGCGGGGCGAAGGCGCGGTGTTCCTGCTACGCCCGCAGCAACGCTATTTCTCGAATCCGGTAACATCGACCAGCGAAGCGGCGATCGCCACGCGCTGGGACGGCCAGCTCTACGCCGTGCTCGGCAATGGCAGCGACCAGGGCCGCTGGCAGCTTCGGCTGTGGTGGAAGCCCTTTGTCACGCTGATCTGGGGCGGGGGTGGTTTGATCGCGCTGGGCGGCGTGCTGTCGCTGGTGGGGCGCCTGTGGCGCGAGCGCCGCAAGCGTCAGGCCGAAGAGGATGACGAATGA
- a CDS encoding PilZ domain-containing protein, translating to MDEEIRLERRQQARFALKAAVSLRLPGQVREPGKLLDLSTGGCRLMARTQLVAGSSLWLMVGHLPPRYCHTAWAAGPFAGIRFAVPLDDVQVAEMIEMHGALSERDAEELHRLSEQCRRVAAAQRSADEAGSQIAALGADCQNAALAFENAVRQQRVEMLLSRLSTAPETDSA from the coding sequence ATGGATGAAGAAATCCGCCTCGAACGGCGGCAACAAGCGCGTTTCGCGCTGAAAGCAGCGGTTTCGCTGCGACTCCCGGGTCAGGTGCGCGAGCCGGGCAAACTACTGGACCTGTCCACCGGAGGGTGCAGGCTGATGGCGCGAACGCAACTCGTCGCCGGATCCAGCCTGTGGCTGATGGTCGGCCATTTGCCGCCTCGCTATTGCCATACGGCATGGGCCGCCGGGCCGTTCGCGGGCATCCGCTTCGCCGTGCCGCTCGACGACGTGCAGGTTGCCGAGATGATCGAAATGCACGGCGCGCTGAGTGAGCGCGATGCCGAGGAACTGCACCGGCTCTCCGAACAATGTCGCCGAGTCGCCGCAGCGCAGCGCAGCGCCGACGAAGCGGGCAGCCAGATCGCAGCGCTCGGCGCCGATTGCCAGAATGCCGCGCTGGCGTTCGAAAATGCCGTACGCCAGCAACGAGTCGAAATGCTGCTGAGCCGTCTCTCAACCGCGCCGGAAACCGATTCTGCCTAG
- a CDS encoding prolyl hydroxylase family protein → MLTEAPYSAARRFGSGQPQEPVVAHLAERPGIQRAPSPKLTLFVAKRFLDPGLCAQVMERIDAQRRPSTISDHNGDYAFRTSETCDLDEADPLVAQVDRLICDFTGLDPVHGEPIQGQRYAVGQEFKAHTDYFEPSGEGYERYCSVAGQRTWTVMIYLNEPEAGGATRFKAINKIMQPETGKLLAWSNLRADGSPNPATIHHAMKVRAGTKYVITKWFRERPWG, encoded by the coding sequence ATGTTGACCGAAGCGCCTTATTCCGCGGCTCGCCGTTTCGGATCCGGGCAACCGCAGGAACCTGTCGTCGCGCACCTTGCCGAACGGCCCGGCATTCAGCGCGCGCCGTCACCCAAGCTCACCCTGTTTGTCGCCAAGCGTTTTCTCGATCCCGGCCTTTGCGCGCAGGTGATGGAGCGGATCGATGCACAGCGTCGCCCCTCGACCATCTCCGATCACAATGGCGACTATGCGTTTCGAACCAGCGAGACCTGCGATCTCGACGAAGCCGATCCGCTGGTGGCGCAGGTCGATCGGCTGATCTGCGACTTCACCGGGCTCGATCCCGTTCATGGCGAGCCGATCCAGGGCCAGCGCTATGCCGTGGGACAGGAGTTCAAGGCGCATACCGATTATTTCGAGCCCAGCGGCGAAGGCTATGAACGCTATTGCAGCGTCGCCGGACAGCGCACCTGGACGGTGATGATCTATCTGAACGAGCCCGAAGCAGGCGGCGCGACGCGGTTCAAGGCGATCAACAAGATCATGCAACCGGAAACCGGCAAGCTGCTCGCCTGGAGCAATTTGCGGGCCGACGGTTCGCCGAACCCGGCGACGATTCATCACGCGATGAAGGTACGTGCGGGCACCAAATATGTGATCACGAAATGGTTTCGCGAACGCCCCTGGGGCTGA
- a CDS encoding ATPase, T2SS/T4P/T4SS family, giving the protein MLATTDGQSDRTEPGATTAVLDALIERARALGASTLHCEPMPGGGYSVRARISGALRELTTLRCSEADRLLDDARQYVAHPELQIGFSLSEPELADGAPLLIALSPDENRLGPLRRLGMPPALVGMLERFARRGQGLVVFTGAEGAGVSTSLDAAGQLAARGMSRVLRSPPPAGPPESEEALAAIRRQIDRDPDVLLLESLTMPGQVALAIRAAGEGRLVLAGTGAPNAVAAIARIASGRIDRFQLAANLRAVVSQRLVRRLCRHCRVPQQATGSESALLGFDSGSVVFAPGGCEHCDGTGYAGRTGVFSWIEIDSAMARLIDAGADEVLLTRHASLTGPSLGTAARAMVRDGTIPAAEAVRISRETTSTVTG; this is encoded by the coding sequence TTGCTGGCAACCACGGATGGGCAATCGGACCGGACGGAACCGGGAGCGACGACGGCGGTGCTGGATGCATTGATCGAACGCGCCCGCGCGCTGGGCGCCAGCACATTGCATTGCGAACCGATGCCGGGCGGGGGCTATTCGGTGCGCGCCCGCATTTCGGGGGCGTTGCGCGAACTGACGACTCTGCGATGTTCCGAAGCCGACCGACTGCTCGATGACGCACGGCAATATGTCGCTCACCCGGAGTTGCAGATTGGATTTTCCCTGAGCGAGCCGGAACTCGCCGATGGTGCACCGTTGCTGATCGCGCTTTCGCCCGACGAGAACAGGCTCGGCCCGCTGCGGAGGCTCGGCATGCCTCCGGCGCTGGTCGGGATGCTCGAACGCTTTGCGCGGCGTGGGCAGGGACTGGTGGTGTTCACCGGCGCGGAAGGTGCCGGGGTTTCCACATCGCTCGACGCAGCAGGGCAGCTGGCCGCGCGCGGGATGAGCCGGGTGCTGCGATCGCCGCCGCCGGCCGGTCCGCCCGAGAGTGAGGAGGCGCTTGCCGCCATTCGCCGGCAGATCGATCGCGACCCCGATGTGCTGCTGCTCGAATCGCTGACTATGCCCGGTCAAGTTGCACTTGCCATCCGCGCGGCAGGCGAGGGGCGGCTGGTGCTGGCAGGGACCGGCGCTCCCAATGCCGTGGCGGCGATTGCGCGAATCGCGTCGGGGCGCATCGACCGGTTCCAGCTCGCCGCCAATCTCCGCGCGGTGGTTTCGCAGCGGCTGGTGCGCAGATTGTGCCGGCATTGCCGCGTACCGCAGCAGGCCACGGGATCCGAATCGGCGCTGCTGGGATTCGATTCGGGTTCGGTCGTGTTCGCGCCCGGCGGATGCGAGCATTGCGACGGTACAGGATATGCCGGGCGCACGGGCGTCTTCAGCTGGATCGAAATCGATTCGGCGATGGCGCGACTGATCGATGCCGGCGCAGACGAAGTGCTGCTTACCCGCCATGCCAGCCTGACTGGCCCGAGCCTCGGCACCGCGGCGCGCGCGATGGTCCGCGACGGTACGATCCCGGCGGCGGAAGCCGTCCGCATCTCGCGTGAGACGACCAGCACCGTCACTGGATAG
- a CDS encoding cytochrome c-type biogenesis protein translates to MTALRALVVALLLMVPALSFAQSNRPPAPLAYTQLEDPQAEAQAQELMEELRCLVCQGQSIADSDAEMAGDMRALVRERIAAGESADDIREWLIARYGDYVTYDPPLSWVTAPLWIAPVLLLVFGVVVARRSFRRGSGQ, encoded by the coding sequence ATGACGGCTCTTCGTGCTCTTGTCGTCGCGCTGTTGCTGATGGTGCCGGCGCTCTCCTTCGCCCAGTCGAACCGGCCGCCGGCGCCGCTTGCCTATACCCAGCTGGAAGATCCGCAGGCCGAGGCGCAGGCGCAGGAATTGATGGAAGAACTGCGTTGCCTGGTTTGCCAGGGCCAGTCGATTGCCGACAGCGATGCCGAAATGGCCGGTGACATGCGCGCGCTGGTGCGTGAGCGGATCGCCGCCGGCGAAAGCGCGGACGATATCCGTGAATGGCTGATCGCGCGCTATGGCGATTATGTGACCTATGATCCGCCGCTGAGCTGGGTCACGGCGCCACTCTGGATCGCACCGGTCCTGCTGCTCGTTTTCGGCGTCGTGGTCGCTCGGCGCAGCTTTCGGCGAGGGAGCGGGCAATGA
- the ald gene encoding alanine dehydrogenase produces the protein MRIGVPREIKNHEYRVGLTPPSVAELVAAGHEVLMESGAGGGIDFEDADYVAVGAQILPDAPAVFAAADMIVKVKEPQPQEVPLIEPRHTLFTYLHLAAEPALTDGLIKSGATCIAYETVTSPTRNLPLLKPMSEVAGRMSVQVGAHYLEKEPGGRGVLLGGVPGVAPARVAILGGGVAGINAAQMATGLRADVTIYDINNDRLAELDMHFGSQIKTAYASKSAVEAAVARAHLVIGAVLVPGAAAPKLVTREMLKTMKRGSVLVDIAIDQGGCFETSHPTTHDDPVYEIDGVTHYCVANMPGAVARTSAFALNNATLPFVLAIANKGAAQAMADDSHLANGLNVSEGKVRHQAVAEALNLPFEPWSR, from the coding sequence ATGCGCATCGGTGTTCCGCGGGAAATCAAGAACCACGAATATCGTGTCGGCCTGACTCCCCCGTCGGTTGCCGAACTGGTTGCCGCTGGTCATGAAGTGCTGATGGAATCGGGCGCCGGCGGCGGCATCGATTTCGAGGACGCCGACTATGTCGCGGTAGGCGCGCAGATCCTGCCCGATGCGCCCGCGGTGTTCGCCGCGGCCGACATGATCGTGAAGGTGAAGGAGCCGCAGCCGCAGGAAGTGCCGCTGATCGAGCCGCGCCACACGCTGTTCACCTATCTGCACCTCGCCGCCGAACCGGCGCTTACCGATGGCCTGATCAAGTCGGGGGCGACGTGCATCGCTTATGAAACGGTAACCTCGCCGACGCGCAATCTGCCGCTGCTCAAGCCGATGAGCGAAGTCGCCGGCCGCATGTCGGTGCAGGTCGGCGCGCATTATCTGGAAAAGGAACCCGGCGGGCGCGGCGTGCTGCTCGGCGGCGTGCCGGGAGTGGCGCCGGCGCGCGTTGCGATCCTCGGCGGCGGCGTGGCCGGCATCAACGCCGCGCAGATGGCGACGGGGCTTCGTGCCGACGTGACGATTTACGACATCAACAATGATCGTCTTGCCGAACTCGACATGCATTTCGGCAGCCAGATCAAGACTGCCTATGCCAGTAAGTCCGCCGTCGAAGCCGCTGTGGCGCGCGCGCATCTGGTGATCGGCGCGGTGCTGGTGCCCGGCGCCGCCGCACCCAAGCTGGTGACGCGCGAGATGCTGAAGACGATGAAGCGCGGCAGCGTGCTCGTCGACATCGCGATCGATCAGGGCGGCTGTTTCGAAACCTCGCATCCGACCACGCATGACGATCCGGTCTACGAAATCGACGGCGTGACGCATTATTGCGTGGCGAACATGCCTGGCGCAGTGGCGCGCACTTCTGCGTTCGCTCTCAACAATGCGACTTTGCCCTTTGTGCTGGCGATCGCCAACAAGGGCGCGGCGCAGGCGATGGCCGACGACTCGCATCTCGCCAATGGTCTCAATGTTTCCGAAGGGAAGGTTCGCCACCAGGCAGTCGCCGAAGCACTCAACCTTCCTTTCGAACCCTGGTCGCGCTGA
- a CDS encoding tetratricopeptide repeat protein, translating into MTGWLILMGLALAVIGILWLMRFPAKLGTFLLAALVFGAAGYAWQGSPGLSGAPVSTEPVRQPVDPGLVELRNKLFGELTAERPYFIASDAMMRAGKSGRAVQVMLGAVHNSPRNGSLWAWLGLTMAQHDGAITPPARLAFEKALALWPDHPGPVFFLGLAHIRASDFVEARRWWAKALELTPEGANYREDIAQRLMLLDRLLAQAGVDPETGAAAPTREGGIAPEPPTSAR; encoded by the coding sequence ATGACGGGCTGGTTGATTCTTATGGGCCTCGCGCTGGCCGTGATCGGGATTCTCTGGCTGATGCGGTTTCCGGCGAAGCTCGGCACGTTCCTGTTAGCGGCACTGGTCTTCGGTGCCGCAGGCTATGCCTGGCAGGGCAGCCCGGGTCTATCCGGCGCGCCGGTGTCGACCGAACCCGTTCGTCAGCCGGTCGACCCCGGGCTGGTCGAACTGCGCAACAAGCTGTTCGGCGAACTCACTGCCGAGCGTCCCTATTTCATCGCCTCCGATGCGATGATGCGCGCGGGCAAGTCGGGCCGCGCGGTGCAGGTGATGCTGGGCGCGGTGCACAACAGCCCGAGAAACGGCTCGCTCTGGGCATGGCTGGGCCTCACGATGGCGCAGCATGACGGCGCAATCACGCCACCCGCCCGGCTGGCGTTCGAAAAAGCGCTGGCGCTGTGGCCCGATCATCCCGGCCCGGTCTTCTTCCTGGGGCTGGCGCATATCCGTGCCAGTGATTTCGTCGAGGCCCGCCGCTGGTGGGCGAAAGCGCTCGAGCTGACGCCCGAGGGGGCGAACTACCGCGAGGATATCGCCCAGCGGCTGATGCTGCTCGACCGGCTGCTGGCCCAGGCGGGTGTCGACCCGGAAACGGGTGCGGCAGCTCCGACGCGCGAGGGGGGGATTGCGCCGGAGCCGCCGACCTCTGCGCGCTGA
- the ccmE gene encoding cytochrome c maturation protein CcmE: protein MKPKHQRMVLAALAMVAVVGAGGLALSGLRDEAAFFYAPADAKEAPPETGRAVRLGGMVAAGSIQRAADGVTIDFVVTDGKESVPVTFTGVVPDLFKEDSGVVAEGHFNADGSFTATNLLAKHDERYMPPEVAGAMHKSETLDQ from the coding sequence ATGAAGCCCAAGCATCAACGCATGGTCCTCGCCGCGCTGGCGATGGTGGCCGTGGTCGGCGCTGGTGGCCTTGCGCTTTCGGGCCTGCGCGATGAAGCGGCCTTTTTCTATGCCCCTGCCGATGCGAAGGAAGCGCCCCCCGAAACGGGTCGCGCGGTTCGGCTGGGCGGCATGGTCGCTGCCGGATCGATCCAGCGTGCAGCCGATGGCGTGACCATTGATTTCGTGGTTACTGACGGCAAGGAAAGCGTGCCGGTGACCTTTACCGGTGTCGTCCCCGATCTGTTCAAGGAAGATTCGGGCGTGGTCGCCGAAGGCCATTTCAACGCCGACGGCAGCTTCACCGCGACCAATCTGCTCGCCAAGCATGACGAGCGCTACATGCCGCCCGAAGTGGCGGGCGCGATGCACAAGAGCGAGACGCTGGACCAATGA
- a CDS encoding DsbE family thiol:disulfide interchange protein — MRRLLIWLPLAAFLLLLGVAIRGIVSPGERAVRSALIGQPVPLLKIDPLFEGRPGIDSDALATGEPILLNLFASWCVPCIAEAPQLMKLKEEGVPIYGVAVRDTPEEMRRFLNENGDPYTAIGDDRTSQVSIALGASGVPETYVIDGQGRIVKQHIGYIGSQDMDELRKALEAAE, encoded by the coding sequence ATGAGACGCCTGCTCATCTGGTTGCCGCTGGCGGCTTTCCTGCTGCTGCTGGGCGTCGCTATTCGCGGCATCGTCAGTCCCGGTGAGCGTGCCGTCCGCTCGGCGCTGATCGGCCAGCCGGTGCCGCTGCTCAAGATCGACCCGCTGTTCGAAGGGCGTCCGGGCATCGATTCCGATGCGCTGGCGACGGGCGAGCCGATCCTGCTCAACCTGTTCGCCAGCTGGTGCGTGCCCTGCATCGCCGAAGCGCCGCAACTGATGAAGCTGAAGGAGGAGGGCGTTCCCATCTACGGAGTCGCCGTGCGCGATACGCCCGAGGAAATGCGCCGCTTCCTGAACGAGAATGGCGATCCTTATACTGCCATCGGCGATGACCGGACGAGCCAGGTCAGTATCGCGCTCGGCGCCTCCGGCGTGCCCGAAACCTATGTGATCGACGGGCAGGGCAGGATCGTGAAGCAGCATATCGGCTATATCGGGTCGCAGGACATGGATGAACTTCGCAAGGCGCTGGAGGCGGCCGAATGA
- the ccmC gene encoding heme ABC transporter permease CcmC, protein MFHALANPTRFLKLARPLTPLFFWVGVVLALFGAWAGLTLTPPDYLQGESVRILYIHVPAAWLGMAGWGAVAASSLAFLVWRHPLASVAARAVAPAGALFAALCLITGSIWGRPTWGTWWEWDGRLTSMLLLFFVYLAYVALARADADRGGDGRVPALFGVAGTVLLPIIRYSVVWWNTLHQGQSIGLTGSSIDGSMIWPLWFTLFGFSFFFAGIALMRMRALLAQAKVEARLKRMAQP, encoded by the coding sequence ATGTTTCATGCCCTCGCCAATCCCACGCGCTTTTTGAAGCTCGCGCGGCCACTGACTCCCCTGTTCTTCTGGGTTGGGGTGGTGCTTGCCCTGTTTGGTGCATGGGCGGGGCTGACGCTGACGCCGCCTGATTATCTGCAGGGTGAAAGTGTGCGCATCCTGTATATCCACGTTCCCGCGGCCTGGCTCGGCATGGCGGGGTGGGGCGCGGTGGCCGCATCGAGCCTGGCGTTCCTGGTCTGGCGCCATCCGCTGGCGAGCGTCGCCGCGCGCGCGGTGGCGCCGGCCGGTGCATTGTTCGCGGCGCTTTGCCTGATCACCGGATCGATCTGGGGGCGCCCGACCTGGGGAACCTGGTGGGAATGGGATGGGCGGTTGACCAGCATGCTGCTGCTCTTCTTCGTCTATCTCGCCTATGTCGCGCTCGCGCGGGCCGATGCCGATCGCGGCGGCGACGGGCGCGTGCCGGCGCTGTTCGGCGTGGCGGGCACCGTGCTGCTGCCGATCATCCGCTATTCGGTGGTTTGGTGGAATACGCTCCATCAGGGGCAGAGCATCGGCCTGACCGGATCGAGCATCGACGGATCGATGATCTGGCCGCTCTGGTTCACACTTTTCGGCTTCAGCTTCTTTTTCGCCGGCATCGCGCTGATGCGGATGCGTGCGCTGCTGGCGCAGGCGAAGGTCGAGGCGCGTTTGAAGCGGATGGCGCAACCATGA